A region of the Candidatus Thermoplasmatota archaeon genome:
AAATATTATTTATCGTGGTCTCATCAGGCTTTACTGCCACCTGTTTTTGCCCGGTGATGTCATATCCCTGCTTCGTTGCGGTAATTTGGTATGAATCCGGCAGTAGTGAATGCACTTCGTAATGCCCTCTTGAATTTGTGGTTGCCTCTCTGCCGCCGATTTCTACTTTAACATTTGGGAGGGGAGCATCTATGCTATCATTGTATTTTCCATCTCCATCCTTATCCCAGTAAACAGTTCCTTCAACAGACCCCTTATTGATATTTATAATGCCTATATCGCGCTGCCACGTTGACACACGACGCATTGCTTCATCATCAGTGATTGGAGTGAAATTGCCAGTACCGTTGAAAGTAATTTTTTTGATTATGACTCTATCCTGTCCCGCTCCCTGTGATACGACAAGCGTTATGTTTCCGGCCGGGGCAATAACAGTAAAGTGGCCGTTTCCGTCCGTTAGGGTATAGTCATGCGTTATTCCTACAGATCTATCATACATTGTCACATTTTTTTGAACTTCCAGCATGACACCTTCCATTGCTTCCCCATCACTTTTTAAAGTGCCGGTAATTTCTGCTCCTTCATAATACTTCGATATGACAACTGCAGGGCATCCAAAACATAGGCTGCCTCTTGCAAAATAAAGGGATTTATTCTGTGTCATCGGTGAGACGTATTCAACAACAAAATGCTTTAAACCTACTGTAGGCTGCATAAGCATGTATAAGTACTGCCTGTACTGCGTCTGATTTTCAAAAATCTGCTTGGAAACAGATGCCCCAAGATATGTTTTGTAAACCATGCTGTTATAGAAAGGGTCCTTTCTTACCGTTTGTGGAGTAAAGTTTCCATATGCATCTATCCTCTCCTGCGGGGTCATCTCCTCTGACAGATTTCTTACTTCCTGTGGAGTGAATTTTTGTCCCGTTTTGTCAGAAACATACCACATTTTGAAATAATCGTCCTCGCTGGTTTCATAACCAAAAGTTCCTTTATCCGCCAGAAAAGTGAATACGTTGAATATGTTTACATCATAACCTTCAACACCATAATATCTGATGCTATTTCCCGTTGCATTCTGAATTTTGTGATATATCCATGTAATATCTTCATCATCAAGTTTGGTCAACATTTCTATGGCATCATGATACATTGCATTCTTCTCCCTCACGAGATATTTTTTTCCTCCGTATTCTTCCCCAATTATTTTATTGTAAGATGTATTTTCATGTTCAGCAGGCTCCTCGAGTATTTTTATCAAATCCTGGCTCTCGTTTCCGAAATATTCTCCAAAAATTTTAGTAACGTTGCCAGATAGCTTACCGCCATTTTTTGCCATATCCCCTTCTGCCAGTCTCACTATCCAGACCGCTACCGCCTCTTTCTCACTACTTGCTGTCTGAAAATTAGCGGCGGGCTCTATTCCGTCCTGAAAGTTATCTGCCACAGTTGGATTTTCCGCTAGAGCCGCACAGTAAAACCCGTAGTCCCACCATGAAATAAAAGCGGGTTTTTCGGTATCATTTATGCCCTCATTCTGCTGCCTGAGCCATGAAAACGCATCTGTCCAGTATTCCTCCGTATGCAGCCCCAGACCGAACGCACCAAGTTTATCTGTATCAAAATTTCCTTTCATTGTCAAAGGCAGGGATGCATCAAATGCAAGCCAGCCGTTTGGCATAACCACAAGGAATACCACAAATGCTGCCCCGATAACATGCCTGACTTTTACACCTTTTTTAAGCCCGTACCAGCCTCCACCTACACCTTTTATTGTTTTTACCACGCTCTGAAAATCGAGTTTGTCTATGGTCATCCACAATACCCATCCGCCAAGTACTGCAACCAAAGGTACCAGGTCATTGAGGAAACGGCCGGCCGTCCTCGTCAGCCATGCCTCTATTAAAAACCAAACAATTAATAGGAAATATTCTCTTCTGGACCTATTCTTGTAATAGCGATATATAAGAAACAGAAAACCTGCCCAGGCAAGCCAATACAAAACCGGTCCGAATGACATAACGTTTTTGCTGAAATCAAATGTGCTTGCCTCCGCTATGGTTAAAGAAGTCTTATTCCCATATATCCCGGAACCAAAAATAATATTTGAGATACTGGTAAAAGGTTTAAGTAGGCTGCTTGTGGTGTTTCTTATAACGTAAAGGGAAGCAAGCCCTGCCGCACCTATGCCGAATATAGATGGTATGGATATAACCCATGGGATTTTATTTTTTCCAAGCCAGAGGTATATTCCGCTGAATACCGCTACGGCCAGCAAAATGATTAAATGCACTGAAGGAGAAAATCCATACTTTATCCAAAAGAGGGGAAATGCCAGCCCATAACCTGTGAATAATGCAATAAACAACGTTCTTGGCACACTTGGATTTATCCTGGAGGCAATAATATCAATAACCATCTGGGCGATACCATACACCGCTATAATCGCATATATATATTCTGCCGACACCCAGGTCATGGAAACACCCGCCACTCCAATCCCGGACATAAAGGCATAAATCATTGACTTTTTTGCATCTTTTTCCTTTAAGCTCATCACCAGAAACATGATGGTTGTAGTTGTAAGCAAAAGGATAAAAGAATCGTGGTCGTAAAGGGAATATGCAGAGCCATGACCGGAACTCAGATGTATCGGAATAAGGGCAACCATAAATGCACCCAGAATACCTGCCTTTTTATTGAATAATCTGGAGCCCATCATATACACTGGAATAACGAGAAGGGCGCCGTAAATGGCCGGCAAAAATTGCATTGCGTATCCCAGGCCATCCGTCTCTCCAACAAAAGGTGAAATAATCTTGCCCACACCTGTTGTTACCATATTGAACAATGGAGGTCTTCCACCAGAACGTCCCAGAGGATAATTCAATAACGGGTCTTCATCCCCGTGCACCCCGCCAAGATAGGGATAATGCCCTGTCTCAACAGTTTTTTCTACAAGGCGGGCATTATAGTAAGGATCTGGACCGGCAAGATAAAACTTGTCTGTTAACGATTGAACTTCTCCATTTATTGCCACGCCCGATGTATAATTAAAATATGTATTAAGGAATAGTACGAGGAAAAACGCCCCTATCACTAACGGAATGACCCATTTCTTTATCTTAATGCCTTTTGCCATGCTTTCACTCTTTCGGTAAATAGACAGGTAAATAAATATTTATCCCATTGCTCTTGGGAATTAAAAATTATGAATTGGACCAGCATCCAAATGACGAATGATCCTGAATTCCATTTAATTTTATGTGCCGTAGACCAATTTTTATAAAGGCGTAGACAATATTGTATTTGAAAAAATGAGGACTAAAGTATTGTATGCCGGGATAGTAACTTTTTTCATGCTCGCAACGATCGGCAGCAATTCATTTCATATCTCAAGCTATGCCCCGGGCTTGAACGACCTGGATCCGCTTGTCGACCTTGCCATTGACGTCCACATCGAGAGGGTGAGAAAAATAGTCATCGATGAGGAACCATCTTTTTCAATAAAAATCACTGCAGGAGGGCAGAGCTGGGAAAGCGGCATTTTCACCGGATATGACATGATGTATCCGTGCACAGCTCACTTTGATATTCCGGACGATGAGGAAGAAATACCTGTATCGATAGAACTATGGAAAGGGGGAGTGGAGGGAGACATATCAAATAACGGGAATAAGATAGATATTTATTATGATGTGAAGACCGGCAGCTGGTTTGGCGATGATTTTTTGAGAGATGATTCTGGCTACGGACATTCTTCCGGCTGTGAAGACGGGGAAATCGACGATATGGATTTCGAGATGTGGTTTGACATATCGTTCAATGATTATGACGGCGACGGGCTAACCTACTGGGAGGAAACGAATGTTTACCATACTGATCCGGAGATAAATGACAGCGGCAGTGACAGCGATGGAGACGGATTGCCCATAGAATGGGAGGATAAGTGGGGGTACGACCCGCTTGCTGCAGAAAACCATAATGCTCTGGATGAGGACAATGACGGATTGCAAAACATTGAGGGATACATGCTGGCAGACTGGTTTGCCGACCCGTTCAGACAGGATATTTTCATAGAAGTGGACCAGATGGCTCCTGCTGCGGACGGTATACAGCACATAATGCCGGAGAAATCCATCCAGATGCTTTATTCCGCCTTTACGAAGCACAATATCATGCTAATGCTCGATACAGGGTGCATGGGGGGAAGCGATGAGATACCGTATGACGAAGCACTTGACTGGAACGAGTTGAAGGATACATACGATAATTATTTCCTTCACAATGACCAGGAAAATCCCAGGAAAGGCGTCTTCCGCTATGCCATAATATGCCATGAAATTGTTTTCTGGCGCCGCCCCGCGGGAGGCATGAATTTCATGACAGATGCCTTCGTTCTTGGAAGCGCTTACATACAGAAATGGAGACCGACCGAGGAGGGAATGAAACTGTCCCATGCAAGCCTTTTCATGCACGAACTGGGGCATAACATAGGGCTGAATAATTATGCGGGCATAGACAATGAGCATACGAGATTTCCGTGGCAGCTGCAATATTGGCT
Encoded here:
- a CDS encoding STT3 domain-containing protein, translated to MAKGIKIKKWVIPLVIGAFFLVLFLNTYFNYTSGVAINGEVQSLTDKFYLAGPDPYYNARLVEKTVETGHYPYLGGVHGDEDPLLNYPLGRSGGRPPLFNMVTTGVGKIISPFVGETDGLGYAMQFLPAIYGALLVIPVYMMGSRLFNKKAGILGAFMVALIPIHLSSGHGSAYSLYDHDSFILLLTTTTIMFLVMSLKEKDAKKSMIYAFMSGIGVAGVSMTWVSAEYIYAIIAVYGIAQMVIDIIASRINPSVPRTLFIALFTGYGLAFPLFWIKYGFSPSVHLIILLAVAVFSGIYLWLGKNKIPWVISIPSIFGIGAAGLASLYVIRNTTSSLLKPFTSISNIIFGSGIYGNKTSLTIAEASTFDFSKNVMSFGPVLYWLAWAGFLFLIYRYYKNRSRREYFLLIVWFLIEAWLTRTAGRFLNDLVPLVAVLGGWVLWMTIDKLDFQSVVKTIKGVGGGWYGLKKGVKVRHVIGAAFVVFLVVMPNGWLAFDASLPLTMKGNFDTDKLGAFGLGLHTEEYWTDAFSWLRQQNEGINDTEKPAFISWWDYGFYCAALAENPTVADNFQDGIEPAANFQTASSEKEAVAVWIVRLAEGDMAKNGGKLSGNVTKIFGEYFGNESQDLIKILEEPAEHENTSYNKIIGEEYGGKKYLVREKNAMYHDAIEMLTKLDDEDITWIYHKIQNATGNSIRYYGVEGYDVNIFNVFTFLADKGTFGYETSEDDYFKMWYVSDKTGQKFTPQEVRNLSEEMTPQERIDAYGNFTPQTVRKDPFYNSMVYKTYLGASVSKQIFENQTQYRQYLYMLMQPTVGLKHFVVEYVSPMTQNKSLYFARGSLCFGCPAVVISKYYEGAEITGTLKSDGEAMEGVMLEVQKNVTMYDRSVGITHDYTLTDGNGHFTVIAPAGNITLVVSQGAGQDRVIIKKITFNGTGNFTPITDDEAMRRVSTWQRDIGIININKGSVEGTVYWDKDGDGKYNDSIDAPLPNVKVEIGGREATTNSRGHYEVHSLLPDSYQITATKQGYDITGQKQVAVKPDETTINNISMVPSKVKVSGATWYDANSNGARDTNESVAGVSIKFVVVSAPDENADNATVLSNETGYYTRYLFPATYAIEVDFSVNVENETVRYVYSDTLKINIGDSTKTLDIKLSKVE